One window of the Candidatus Rokuibacteriota bacterium genome contains the following:
- a CDS encoding ABC transporter permease subunit, with amino-acid sequence MFAAASGTVEAVGSGTTRPYATTRSRHRARAANTPWQISRFVSGRGPGVTNMVITLSVTGWTLYARLVRGETLVLRSRDFVEAIRAAGAGEARIMFRHVLPNVITPTIVVATFAVGSMV; translated from the coding sequence ATGTTCGCAGCGGCCAGCGGCACCGTCGAGGCCGTGGGCTCGGGGACCACGCGGCCGTACGCGACCACTCGCTCGCGCCACCGGGCGCGCGCGGCCAACACGCCATGGCAAATCAGCAGGTTTGTTTCCGGCCGCGGGCCGGGCGTGACCAACATGGTCATCACCCTGAGCGTCACCGGCTGGACACTCTACGCCCGGCTCGTCCGTGGCGAGACCCTGGTCCTGCGCAGTCGCGACTTCGTGGAGGCGATCCGGGCGGCCGGAGCCGGAGAGGCGCGGATCATGTTCCGGCACGTGTTGCCGAACGTCATCACGCCGACCATCGTGGTGGCGACCTTCGCCGTGGGAAGCATGGT
- a CDS encoding ABC transporter substrate-binding protein, translating into MRKRGARDKRQAITRRTFVELGLAAGAAALVPGGGAASAQAPRRGGVLRVAVPSAARRLDPAIHGSNDEFIISQAIFNNLVRVDAKLNPQPELASGWSVSDDGKTWTFRLRRGVKFHHGRELTSKDVEFTLKRILDPATASIGRSLFGVVQGIETPDPYTIRFALSAPYGDLPMMFGSVYARILPFDAAGEVSKTPIGTGPFKMKEFVPADHVTLVRHTEYWERDAAGNQLPYVDELRQVTIPEQAAQIAALTGGSVHILFEAASQSISTLKADPGVKVLETPSPSYHEITIWVDRPPFSDPRVMAALKHSLDRDALVKAALGGLGTPSNDNPVSPISPFWVDTGMKTRDVAKAKALMVDAGHRDGLDVELITSPDRPGLVEFAVGVKEMAAGAGFRINVKAVPWDVYTAQYNRKHPFTMQNWNGRPTIDESLYPYYHSRGSYKELYHFSNPEMDRLLDDGRREADPRKRKNIYGRVQRILVDSGPTVIPYHRPYVMAIHRRVQGYEIHPIRWVDVRRTWLG; encoded by the coding sequence ATGAGGAAACGAGGCGCCAGGGACAAGAGACAGGCCATCACGCGGCGGACGTTCGTCGAGCTGGGCCTGGCGGCCGGCGCCGCGGCGCTGGTGCCCGGGGGCGGTGCCGCGTCGGCGCAAGCGCCCAGGCGGGGCGGGGTCCTCCGGGTCGCCGTGCCGAGCGCCGCCCGGCGGCTCGATCCCGCCATCCACGGCTCGAACGACGAGTTCATCATCAGCCAGGCGATCTTCAACAACCTCGTCCGGGTCGACGCGAAGCTCAACCCGCAGCCCGAGCTGGCGAGCGGCTGGAGCGTCTCGGACGACGGCAAGACGTGGACCTTCAGGCTGCGAAGGGGCGTGAAGTTCCACCACGGCCGAGAGCTCACGTCGAAGGACGTCGAGTTCACCCTGAAGCGGATCCTCGATCCGGCCACTGCCTCCATCGGGCGGAGCCTCTTCGGGGTCGTCCAGGGCATCGAGACCCCGGATCCCTACACGATCCGGTTCGCATTGAGCGCCCCCTACGGTGACCTGCCGATGATGTTCGGGTCGGTGTACGCGCGGATCCTCCCGTTCGACGCGGCGGGAGAGGTCTCGAAGACGCCGATCGGCACCGGTCCCTTCAAGATGAAGGAGTTCGTCCCGGCCGATCACGTCACGTTGGTCCGTCACACCGAGTACTGGGAGCGCGACGCGGCCGGCAACCAACTCCCCTACGTGGACGAGCTCCGCCAGGTCACGATCCCCGAGCAGGCCGCGCAGATCGCGGCGCTCACGGGCGGCTCCGTCCACATCCTGTTCGAGGCGGCCAGCCAGAGCATCTCGACCCTCAAGGCGGATCCAGGCGTCAAGGTGCTGGAGACGCCGAGCCCCTCCTACCACGAGATCACCATCTGGGTGGATCGGCCTCCGTTCTCGGACCCCCGCGTGATGGCGGCGCTCAAGCACAGCCTCGACCGGGACGCGCTCGTCAAGGCGGCCCTCGGAGGGTTGGGGACGCCCTCCAACGACAACCCGGTCTCCCCCATCAGCCCGTTCTGGGTCGACACCGGCATGAAGACGCGTGACGTCGCGAAGGCGAAGGCCCTCATGGTCGACGCGGGGCACCGCGACGGGCTCGACGTCGAGCTGATCACGTCGCCCGACCGGCCCGGCCTCGTGGAGTTCGCCGTTGGCGTGAAGGAGATGGCGGCCGGGGCCGGCTTCCGCATCAACGTCAAGGCCGTGCCGTGGGACGTCTACACCGCGCAGTACAACCGCAAGCACCCGTTCACCATGCAGAACTGGAACGGCCGGCCCACCATCGACGAGTCGCTCTATCCTTACTACCACTCCAGGGGGAGCTACAAGGAGCTGTACCACTTCTCGAACCCGGAGATGGATCGGCTCCTCGACGACGGCCGCAGGGAGGCCGACCCCAGGAAGCGCAAGAACATCTATGGCCGGGTCCAGCGCATCCTCGTGGACTCGGGGCCGACGGTCATCCCGTACCACCGGCCGTACGTCATGGCCATCCACAGGCGGGTGCAAGGCTACGAGATCCATCCGATCCGGTGGGTGGACGTGCGCCGGACCTGGCTCGGCTAG
- a CDS encoding ABC transporter permease encodes MPLGIFVVRRLLFSVLVLFLVSIIVFLVVQVLPGDVAAMILGTEATFQDVATLREKLGLNRPAHVRYVEWLGGALKGDWGTSLRLNQPVAPLLLSRLRNSAVLAGLTLLIAVPLAVGLGVFAGLRQGRLADRVIAVLTLIGTSMPEFVWGSLLITVFAFWLRWLPPVALIEPGESLLQNLHFLVLPIATLTLVMMAYTSRMTRTSMIDVLEKPYIRTARLKGIGERSVILRHALRNALVPTITIVAMNIGWLMGSLVVVETVFSYPGLGRMMLFAVSNRDVPMLQMTVLVTAAVYAAANVVADVLYAYCDPRVRY; translated from the coding sequence ATGCCGCTCGGCATCTTCGTCGTCCGCCGACTGCTCTTCTCGGTGCTGGTGCTCTTCCTGGTGTCGATCATCGTCTTCCTGGTGGTCCAGGTCCTGCCGGGGGACGTCGCCGCGATGATCCTCGGCACGGAGGCGACCTTCCAGGACGTCGCCACGCTCCGCGAGAAGCTCGGCCTCAACCGCCCCGCCCACGTCCGCTACGTCGAGTGGCTCGGCGGCGCGCTCAAGGGCGATTGGGGAACGTCGCTCCGGCTGAACCAGCCGGTGGCGCCGCTCCTCCTGTCGCGCCTGCGCAACTCGGCGGTGCTCGCCGGGCTGACGCTGCTCATCGCGGTGCCGCTCGCCGTCGGGCTCGGCGTCTTCGCCGGTCTGCGCCAGGGGCGGCTCGCCGACCGGGTCATCGCCGTGCTCACCCTGATCGGGACCTCGATGCCGGAATTCGTCTGGGGGAGCCTGCTCATCACCGTCTTCGCGTTCTGGCTCCGGTGGCTGCCGCCCGTGGCGCTGATCGAGCCGGGCGAGTCGCTGCTGCAGAACCTCCACTTCCTCGTCCTCCCCATCGCCACCCTGACGCTCGTCATGATGGCCTACACGAGCCGCATGACCCGGACGAGCATGATCGACGTCCTCGAGAAGCCCTACATCCGGACCGCGCGCCTCAAGGGGATCGGCGAGCGGAGCGTCATCCTCCGCCACGCCCTCCGCAACGCCCTCGTCCCCACGATCACGATCGTCGCGATGAACATCGGCTGGCTCATGGGGAGCCTCGTGGTGGTGGAGACCGTCTTCTCCTACCCGGGGCTCGGACGGATGATGCTCTTCGCCGTGAGCAACCGCGACGTCCCGATGCTCCAGATGACCGTGCTCGTCACGGCCGCCGTCTATGCCGCTGCCAACGTCGTCGCCGACGTGCTCTACGCCTATTGCGACCCGCGGGTGCGCTACTGA
- a CDS encoding ABC transporter permease, which translates to MTRLWRAPDAAIGGALLLIHLGLVVFGPFVIPYPHTEFHMPDALAPPSASYWFGTDQFGRDVFSRVVYGASGTLGLSAVATLLGVTLGVAIGMTVGYRGGTLDEIVMRVMDALLSFPSLLLAMLILATRGPARINVVFAIMVVFVPRTTRVLRSVTLGLRGLEFVEAAKVRGESAFYVITRELLPSARGPIVVELAIRLSFAILLSTSLGFIGIGVQPPEPDWGLMVSEGRNFLHTAPWLITFPALAISTAVIGANLFGDGVATLVAYRGRRSDL; encoded by the coding sequence ATGACCAGGCTCTGGCGTGCGCCCGACGCCGCCATCGGCGGGGCGCTCCTCCTGATCCACCTCGGCCTCGTGGTCTTCGGCCCGTTCGTCATCCCGTACCCCCACACCGAGTTCCACATGCCCGACGCGCTGGCGCCCCCCTCGGCCAGCTACTGGTTCGGCACCGACCAGTTCGGCCGCGACGTCTTCAGCCGCGTGGTCTACGGCGCGAGCGGCACGCTCGGGCTGTCGGCCGTCGCCACGCTCCTCGGCGTCACGCTCGGCGTCGCGATCGGCATGACGGTGGGGTACCGTGGCGGCACGCTCGACGAGATCGTCATGCGGGTCATGGACGCGCTGCTGTCGTTTCCCTCCCTCCTGCTCGCCATGCTCATCCTCGCCACGCGGGGCCCCGCGCGGATCAACGTCGTCTTCGCCATCATGGTCGTCTTCGTGCCGAGGACGACGCGCGTGCTCCGGAGCGTCACGCTCGGGCTGAGAGGCCTCGAGTTCGTCGAGGCGGCCAAGGTCCGCGGCGAGTCGGCCTTCTACGTCATCACCCGCGAGCTCCTGCCGAGCGCGCGGGGACCGATCGTCGTCGAGCTCGCCATCCGGCTGAGCTTCGCCATCCTCCTCAGCACCTCGCTCGGCTTCATCGGCATCGGCGTGCAGCCGCCCGAGCCCGACTGGGGCCTCATGGTGAGCGAAGGGCGCAACTTCCTGCACACGGCCCCCTGGCTCATCACCTTCCCGGCGCTGGCGATCTCGACCGCCGTCATCGGCGCCAACCTCTTCGGCGACGGCGTCGCGACGCTGGTGGCGTACCGCGGCCGGCGGAGCGATCTCTGA
- a CDS encoding ABC transporter ATP-binding protein, which translates to MASQAILEVSGLSVDYATRKGRVRAVRDVSLRIGQRETFGVVGESGSGKSTLAFALMGYLAANARVTSGRIEYRGDDLLAMSRRSLDRLRGAKIAMVYQDPMSSLNPSIRVGGQIAEVLLAHEGVSAREAQDGVRRLLEAVNMPEPSAIARRYPHQISGGQQQRVLIAMALACNPDLLVMDEPTTGLDVTTEAQILDLIEALKTRFSSAILYISHNLGVIARVSDRVGVMYAGEMVEQGPVRQVFRRQLHPYTAALMQCLPGLDFGRRSRALSVIGGRIPDLTDLPDACAFAPRCAHAAEHCRAERPALIAVTPEHASRCFFWEEQERTRATSRQAPAPAAAATPRAASSGPLLEVEHLTKAYRDAHTILGLFGRATVVRALEDVSLALNPNETLAVVGESGCGKTTLARCIVGLVEPTSGRVEFAGREVARTVAARSPELRRRLQMVFQNPDSTLNPRRTIAETLMRPLALFRGMPRRAARAAAGELLRAVRLDEHYLDRLPDELSGGEKQRVGIARAFATDPDLIVCDEPVSALDVSVQAAILNLLGELQARRATAYLFITHDLSVVRYLADRVAVVYLGRICETGAAEQVFLPPHHPYTEALLSAVPVPDPEATLQPIRLAGAVPSAANPPRGCVFHTRCPRKIGPICEDEVPPVQTGGSGHTIVCHIPLATLVGLQSESATHG; encoded by the coding sequence ATGGCGAGCCAGGCCATCCTCGAGGTGTCGGGCCTCTCGGTCGACTACGCGACCCGGAAGGGCCGCGTGCGCGCCGTGCGGGACGTCTCCTTGCGCATCGGCCAGCGCGAGACCTTCGGCGTGGTCGGCGAGTCGGGCTCCGGCAAGAGCACGCTCGCGTTCGCCCTGATGGGCTACCTGGCGGCGAACGCGCGCGTGACGTCCGGACGCATCGAGTACCGCGGGGACGACCTGCTGGCCATGTCGCGCCGCAGCCTCGACCGCCTGCGCGGGGCGAAGATCGCGATGGTCTACCAGGACCCCATGAGCTCCTTGAACCCGTCCATTCGGGTCGGCGGGCAGATCGCCGAGGTCCTGCTCGCGCACGAGGGCGTCTCGGCGCGCGAGGCCCAGGACGGCGTGCGGCGGCTGCTCGAGGCGGTCAACATGCCGGAGCCGTCGGCCATCGCGCGCCGCTACCCGCACCAGATCAGCGGCGGCCAGCAGCAGCGCGTGTTGATCGCGATGGCGCTCGCCTGCAACCCCGACCTGCTCGTCATGGACGAGCCGACGACGGGGCTCGACGTCACCACCGAGGCGCAGATCCTCGACCTCATCGAGGCGCTCAAGACCCGCTTCTCGTCGGCGATCCTCTACATCAGCCACAACCTCGGCGTGATTGCCCGGGTGAGCGACCGCGTCGGGGTCATGTACGCCGGCGAGATGGTGGAGCAGGGGCCGGTGCGGCAGGTGTTCCGCCGCCAGCTCCACCCCTATACCGCCGCGTTGATGCAGTGCCTGCCGGGCCTCGACTTCGGGCGCAGGTCACGGGCGCTCAGCGTCATCGGCGGGCGGATCCCCGACCTCACCGACCTGCCCGACGCCTGCGCCTTCGCGCCGCGCTGCGCCCATGCGGCCGAGCACTGTCGAGCGGAGCGGCCTGCGCTGATCGCGGTGACGCCCGAGCACGCGAGCCGCTGCTTCTTCTGGGAGGAGCAGGAGCGGACGCGAGCGACGAGCCGGCAGGCGCCCGCGCCCGCGGCGGCCGCCACCCCACGGGCGGCGTCATCGGGGCCGCTCCTCGAGGTCGAGCACCTCACCAAGGCGTACCGGGACGCGCACACGATCCTCGGGCTCTTCGGACGGGCGACGGTCGTCCGTGCGCTCGAGGACGTGAGCCTCGCCCTCAACCCGAACGAGACCCTAGCGGTCGTCGGGGAGAGCGGCTGCGGCAAGACGACGCTCGCCCGCTGCATCGTGGGGCTGGTGGAGCCGACGAGCGGCCGCGTCGAGTTCGCGGGACGCGAGGTGGCGAGGACGGTCGCGGCCCGGAGCCCGGAGCTCCGCCGCCGCCTCCAGATGGTGTTCCAGAATCCCGACTCGACGCTCAACCCGCGCCGCACGATCGCCGAGACCCTCATGCGTCCGCTCGCACTCTTCCGCGGCATGCCGCGCCGGGCGGCCCGCGCGGCGGCCGGCGAGCTGCTCCGCGCCGTGCGACTGGACGAGCACTACCTCGACCGGCTGCCAGACGAGCTGAGCGGAGGGGAGAAGCAGCGCGTCGGCATCGCCCGCGCGTTCGCCACGGACCCGGACCTGATCGTGTGCGACGAGCCGGTCTCGGCGCTCGACGTGTCGGTCCAGGCTGCCATCCTGAACCTCCTCGGCGAGCTGCAGGCGAGGCGGGCGACAGCGTACCTCTTCATCACGCACGACCTCAGCGTCGTCCGGTATCTGGCCGACCGGGTGGCGGTGGTCTACCTCGGCCGGATCTGCGAGACCGGCGCCGCCGAGCAGGTGTTCCTGCCGCCGCACCACCCGTACACGGAGGCGCTCCTCTCGGCGGTGCCGGTCCCGGACCCCGAGGCCACGCTGCAGCCGATCCGGCTCGCGGGCGCCGTGCCGAGCGCCGCGAACCCCCCGCGCGGCTGCGTCTTCCACACGCGCTGCCCGCGCAAGATCGGGCCCATCTGCGAAGATGAGGTGCCGCCCGTCCAGACGGGCGGCTCGGGCCACACCATCGTCTGTCACATCCCGCTCGCCACGCTGGTCGGCTTGCAATCGGAGAGTGCTACCCATGGGTGA
- a CDS encoding MmgE/PrpD family protein encodes MGDTRRLAEFVAGFELEACPREVVHQAKRCIVETVGCALGGSRTPLTLAAARSLDRLGGSGPASVMGLGRRTSPDRAAFVNGVSANALDYDGGVVLQGHYGGTVVFSALAMAELTEATGRQLLEAVVAAYEVTTRIGEATRPSPEHRRLVSGYGPHQGFAAVVTAGRLLGLDVDRLVHAFGIYGTFAPLPSAAQWNWRNRPLSWTKDMVAWPSVSGINAALLADSGFLGPRTILEGDRSFWRMAASDRFVPEALQDGLGQRFNMLNLYFKAYPTCRWNQAALDGIRQVLRRRGWTGKDVASVEVGVARALVDQQFEDYEPRTLVDAQFSIPYAVALILHGEAPGPHWYDPPLFDSPAIRATMRKVSLRLDAEMERLFVEKRMAAATVTLTGTDGSIETARVDHAHGSAEWPMDDGELDEKFRGLASGILEERTASRLLERMWDLEGVERAAEIGELALGAKGEAA; translated from the coding sequence ATGGGTGACACGAGGAGGCTCGCGGAGTTCGTCGCCGGCTTCGAGCTGGAGGCGTGCCCGCGCGAGGTGGTCCATCAGGCGAAGCGCTGCATCGTCGAGACGGTCGGATGCGCCCTCGGCGGGTCCCGGACGCCGCTCACGCTCGCGGCCGCCCGGTCCCTCGACCGGCTCGGCGGCTCGGGGCCCGCCAGCGTGATGGGCCTGGGCCGCCGGACCTCGCCGGACCGCGCTGCGTTCGTCAACGGCGTGTCGGCCAACGCCCTCGATTACGACGGCGGGGTCGTGCTACAGGGGCACTACGGAGGCACGGTGGTGTTCTCCGCCCTGGCGATGGCCGAGCTGACGGAGGCGACCGGCCGCCAGCTGCTCGAGGCGGTCGTCGCCGCGTACGAGGTCACGACGCGCATCGGCGAGGCGACGCGCCCCTCGCCGGAGCACCGGCGCCTCGTCAGCGGGTACGGTCCCCACCAGGGGTTCGCCGCCGTGGTGACGGCCGGCCGGCTCCTCGGGCTCGACGTGGACCGCCTCGTCCACGCCTTCGGCATCTACGGCACCTTCGCCCCGCTCCCCAGCGCCGCGCAGTGGAACTGGCGCAACCGGCCGCTCTCCTGGACGAAGGACATGGTGGCCTGGCCGTCGGTCTCGGGCATCAACGCGGCCCTGCTCGCCGACTCCGGCTTCCTCGGTCCCCGCACGATCCTCGAGGGCGACCGGAGCTTCTGGCGGATGGCCGCCTCCGACCGGTTCGTCCCGGAGGCGCTGCAGGACGGGCTCGGTCAGCGGTTCAACATGCTGAACCTCTACTTCAAGGCCTATCCCACCTGTCGCTGGAACCAGGCGGCGCTCGACGGCATCCGCCAGGTCCTCCGGCGCCGGGGATGGACGGGGAAGGACGTGGCCTCGGTGGAGGTCGGCGTGGCGAGGGCGCTGGTCGACCAGCAGTTCGAGGACTACGAGCCGCGCACCCTCGTCGACGCCCAGTTCAGCATTCCGTACGCGGTCGCCTTGATCCTGCACGGCGAGGCGCCGGGGCCGCACTGGTACGATCCGCCGCTCTTCGACTCGCCGGCCATCCGCGCGACGATGCGCAAGGTCAGCCTGCGGCTCGACGCCGAGATGGAGCGGCTCTTCGTCGAGAAGCGGATGGCGGCGGCGACGGTGACGCTCACCGGGACCGACGGGTCGATCGAGACCGCGCGTGTCGACCACGCGCATGGCAGCGCCGAGTGGCCGATGGACGACGGCGAGCTGGACGAGAAGTTCCGCGGGCTCGCGTCGGGGATCCTCGAGGAGCGGACGGCCAGCCGGCTGCTCGAGCGGATGTGGGATCTCGAGGGCGTCGAGCGCGCGGCGGAGATCGGGGAGCTGGCGCTCGGCGCGAAGGGGGAGGCGGCGTGA
- a CDS encoding M20/M25/M40 family metallo-hydrolase yields the protein MTESVAVLKQRLWQEIDRRRDELARLCAEGLRIPAENPPGDTRAIAAHYAALLERRGLAVERFESRPGRVSLVSVQPGRTERPRFVFNGHLDHFPADDHALWSFPPYGGEIRDGKILGRGVSDMRGGLTASLFSFLLIQEQRIPLKGPLTLMLVADEETGGAWGTGYILEQRPELAGDACLIGEPESPDGVRLGEKGKAQFRLACEGPSRHGGLGTGDDPVIRVAAAIQEARRIVELEDHPPADLLPVLEGMQSYWRTEHDRGRQWLYRRPSMTAGLIRGGIKVNVVPRRCEAEIDCRLPFGITPEDVRAFMEKRLAAAGLTDVTFEFLRPVFTASYTSPDHPLVGLARANAAAATGKEPRLTVTFAATDARYFRPRGVPTLIFGPRPNNMAALDEFITVDDLVAVTRVHLATALDVLAEPARP from the coding sequence GTGACGGAATCGGTGGCAGTGCTCAAGCAGCGGCTCTGGCAGGAGATCGACCGGCGGCGCGACGAGCTGGCGCGGCTCTGCGCCGAGGGGCTTCGCATCCCCGCCGAGAACCCGCCGGGCGACACGCGCGCCATCGCCGCGCACTACGCGGCGCTGCTCGAGCGCCGCGGCCTCGCCGTGGAGCGGTTCGAGTCCCGGCCGGGGCGTGTGAGCCTGGTGAGCGTCCAGCCGGGCCGCACGGAGCGGCCTCGCTTCGTCTTCAACGGCCACCTCGATCACTTTCCCGCCGACGATCACGCCCTCTGGTCGTTCCCGCCCTACGGCGGCGAGATCCGCGACGGGAAGATCCTCGGGCGCGGCGTCTCCGACATGCGGGGCGGCCTCACCGCCTCGCTCTTCTCCTTCCTCCTGATCCAGGAGCAGCGCATCCCGCTCAAGGGACCGCTGACGCTCATGCTGGTGGCCGACGAGGAGACCGGCGGCGCCTGGGGGACCGGCTACATCCTCGAGCAGCGTCCCGAGCTGGCCGGCGACGCCTGCCTCATCGGCGAGCCGGAGTCGCCCGACGGGGTCCGGTTGGGGGAGAAGGGGAAGGCGCAGTTCCGCCTCGCCTGCGAGGGGCCCTCCCGCCACGGCGGCCTCGGCACCGGCGACGACCCGGTCATCCGCGTGGCCGCCGCCATCCAGGAGGCGCGGAGGATCGTCGAGCTCGAGGACCACCCGCCGGCGGACCTCCTGCCCGTCCTCGAAGGGATGCAGAGCTACTGGCGGACCGAGCACGACCGCGGCCGGCAGTGGCTCTACCGCCGGCCCTCGATGACCGCCGGCCTGATCCGCGGCGGCATCAAGGTCAACGTCGTCCCGCGCCGCTGCGAGGCGGAGATCGACTGCCGGCTCCCCTTCGGCATCACGCCCGAGGACGTCCGCGCCTTCATGGAGAAACGTCTCGCGGCCGCCGGGCTCACCGACGTCACGTTCGAGTTCCTGCGGCCGGTCTTCACCGCCTCCTACACCTCGCCCGACCACCCGCTCGTCGGCCTGGCGCGCGCGAACGCCGCCGCCGCCACCGGCAAGGAGCCACGGCTCACCGTCACCTTCGCCGCCACCGACGCGCGCTACTTCCGCCCGCGTGGCGTGCCGACCCTCATCTTCGGCCCCCGGCCGAACAACATGGCGGCCCTGGACGAGTTCATCACCGTCGACGACCTCGTGGCCGTCACCAGGGTCCACCTCGCCACCGCCCTCGACGTCCTCGCCGAGCCCGCGC